From one Primulina huaijiensis isolate GDHJ02 unplaced genomic scaffold, ASM1229523v2 scaffold10763, whole genome shotgun sequence genomic stretch:
- the LOC140965510 gene encoding uncharacterized protein encodes MNFRSMEEFWPFYMSQHSKPATRRWHFAGTLCSILCLVYSVLFHWWFVISVPVIGYGLAWYSHFFVEGNVPATFGHPFWSLLCDYKMFGLMLTGQMDREIKRLGKRPALQAY; translated from the coding sequence ATGAATTTCAGGAGCATGGAAGAGTTTTGGCCGTTCTATATGAGCCAGCACTCAAAGCCAGCAACTAGGCGTTGGCATTTTGCTGGTACACTCTGCAGTATTTTGTGCTTGGTATACTCAGTGCTGTTCCATTGGTGGTTTGTAATATCTGTACCTGTAattgggtatggattggctTGGTATAGTCATTTCTTTGTTGAGGGAAATGTTCCAGCAACTTTTGGGCATCCATTTTGGTCTCTGCTTTGTGATTATAAGATGTTTGGATTGATGCTTACTGGTCAAATGGATAGAGAAATCAAGAGGCTTGGTAAGAGGCCTGCACTTCAAGCATACTGA
- the LOC140965530 gene encoding protein DEFECTIVE IN EXINE FORMATION 1-like isoform X1, whose product MKSWGVLFLGFLVFGLSCWSFDYAVAQSEEANKNKFREREATDDALGYPNLDEDELLNTQCPQHLELRWQTEVSSSIYSSPLIADINSDGKLEVVVPSFVHYLEVLEGSDGDKLPGWPAFHQSTVHSSPLLYDIDKDGVREVVLATYNGEVLFFRVSGYMMSDKLEIPRLKVKKDWYVGLHPDPVDRSHPDVHDEQLVEDFLTDSISKHNGITMHSGSTIAENVTHSSEEGRHDLPKTSNSVPEEAHHETLQSNVSTTDIQHHDLNASHFENLGKSKDSQPEADIKMPQEPNSTLSNSGSDKVKDEEIGKNTSRRLLEEKDSKGNEGIRAATVENNGGLEADADASFELLRENDELADEYNYDYDDYVDEAMWGDEEWTETQHEKLEDYVHIDAHVLCTPVIADIDNDGVSEMIVAVSYFFDHEYYDNPEHLKELGGIEIGKYVAGGIVVFNLDTKQVKWSVQLDLSTDTGNFRAYIYSSPTVVDLDGDGNLDILVGTSFGLFYVLDHRGKYREKFPLEMAEIQGAVVAADINDDGKIELVTADSHGNVAAWTLQGKEIWETHVKSLVPQGPSIGDVDGDGHTDIVVPTLSGNIYVLSGKDGSIVRPYPYRTHGRVMNQVLLVDLSKRGEKKKGLTIVSTSFDGYLYLIDGPTSCADVVDIGETSYSMVLAENVDGGDDLDLIVTTMNGNVFCFSTPSPYHPLKAWRSPNQGRNNAASRYNREGIHVTPSSRAFRDEEGKNFWVEVEIIDKHRFPSGSQAPYNVTVSLLVPGNYQGERTIKQSQIFNQAGKQRIKLRTVSVRTTGTVLVEMIDKNGLYFSDEFSLTFHMYYFKLLKWLLVLPMLGMFGILVILRPQEGMPLPSFSRNTDL is encoded by the exons ATGAAATCTTGGGGTGTTCTATTTCTTGGTTTCCTTGTTTTCGGGTTGTCTTGTTGGAGTTTCGATTATGCCGTTGCCCAATCGGAGGAAGCGAACAAGAACAAATTTCGAGAGCGTGAGGCTACTGATGACGCCCTCGGTTATCCCAATCT TGACGAGGATGAGCTGCTGAATACACAATGCCCTCAGCATTTGGAACTGAGATGGCAGACTGAAGTGAGTTCTAGCATCTATTCTTCGCCTTTGATTGCAGATATCAACAG TGATGGAAAGCTTGAAGTAGTAGTTCCCTCCTTTGTTCATTACTTGGAAGTCCTAGAAGGTTCTGATGGAGATAAGTTGCCAG GTTGGCCAGCTTTTCATCAGTCGACTGTTCATTCTAGTCCTCTTTTGTATGACATTGACAAAGATGGTGTCCGAGAAGTAGTTTTAGCCACTTACAATGGTGAAGTGCTATTTTTCAG GGTTTCAGGCTACATGATGTCAGATAAATTGGAGATTCCGAGGTTGAAAGTTAAAAAGGATTGGTATGTTGGTTTGCATCCAGATCCAGTTGACCGGTCTCACCCAGATGTTCATGATGAGCAGCTGGTCGAGGATTTTCTCACGGATTCGATATCTA agCACAATGGAATTACCATGCACAGTGGAAGTACAATTGCGGAAAACGTTACCCATTCTTCTGAAGAAGGTCGTCATGACTTACCTAAAACATCAAATTCTGTACCAGAAGAAGCTCATCATGAAACCTTGCAGAGCAATGTTTCTACGACAGATATTCAGCACCATGACCTGAATGCATCTCATTTTGAGAATCTTGGGAAGAGCAAAGATAGTCAACCTGAAGCAGACATAAAGATGCCACAAGAACCAAATAGTACACTTTCTAATTCTGGATCAGATAAAGTCAAGGATGAAGAAATTGGAAAAAACACATCAAGACGGCTTCTTGAAGAGAAAGATTCAAAAGGCAATGAAGGCATTCGTGCTGCAACAGTGGAAAATAATGGAGGCCTTGAAGCTGATGCTGATGCATCATTTGAGTTGTTAAGGGAGAACGATGAGCTGGCTGATGAGTATAActatgattatgatgattatgtagACGAGGCCATGTGGGGAGATGAGGAATGGACTGAAACCCAGCATGAAAAACTGGAAGATTATGTTCACATAGATGCACATGTCTTATGCACTCCG GTCATAGCAGACATTGATAATGATGGGGTGTCTGAGATGATTGTTGCTGTTTCTTACTTCTTTGACCACGA GTATTATGATAATCCAGAGCATTTAAAGGAACTTGGTGGTATTGAGATCGGGAAATATGTTGCCGGTGGTATTGTAGTTTTCAATCTCGACACAAAGCAAGTTAAGTGGAGTGTTCAACTTGATTTGAGTACGGATACTGGAAATTTCCGTGCCTACATATATTCTTCTCCTACAGTTGTTGATTTGGATGGTGATGGGAATTTGGACATTCTGGTCGGGACTTCTTTTGGCTTGTTTTATGTTTTGGACCACAGGG GTAAATACAGAGAGAAGTTTCCTCTTGAAATGGCTGAAATTCAAGGAGCAGTTGTTGCAGCTGACATCAATGATGATGGAAAGATTGAGTTAGTGACCGCTGATTCCCATGGAAATGTTGCAGCTTGGACTTTACAAggaaaagaaatttgggaaacaCATGTAAAGAGCCTTGTTCCACAG GGTCCTAGCATTGGAGATGTGGATGGGGATGGTCACACTGATATCGTTGTTCCAACATTATCTGGAAACATATATGTTCTCAGTGGCAAGGATGGATCAATTGTACGGCCCTATCCTTATCGGACACATGGTAGGGTTATGAATCAAGTTCTTCTAGTTGACTTGAGCAAACGTGGGGAGAAGAAGAAGGGACTCACAATTGTCAGCACATCTTTTGATGGGTATTTATACCTTATTGATGGACCCACGTCATGCGCTGATGTTGTGGATATTGGAGAAACATC ATACAGTATGGTTTTGGCTGAGAATGTAGATGGCGGTGATGATCTTGATCTGATTGTGACCACCATGAATGGCAACGTCTTCTGTTTTTCAACACCTTCTCCTTATCATCCACTCAAGG CTTGGAGATCACCTAACCAAGGAAGAAATAATGCTGCTTCCCGCTACAACCGTGAGGGTATCCATGTCACTCCATCATCACGAGCTTTCCGAGATGAAGAAGGCAAGAATTTTTGGGTTGAAGTGGAGATTATAGACAAACACAGGTTCCCATCTGGCAGTCAAGCACCTTATAATGTTACG GTAAGTTTACTGGTTCCTGGCAATTACCAAGGAGAAAGAACAATCAAGCAAAGCCAAATCTTTAATCAGGCTGGAAAACAGCGAATTAAACTTCGGACTGTGAGTGTAAGAACTACTGGGACAGTATTGGTTGAGATGATCGACAAAAATGGACTCTACTTTTCGGATGAGTTCTCCCTCACCTTCCATATGTACTATTTCAAACTCTTGAAATGGCTTCTTGTTCTTCCTATGCTGGGGATGTTCGGCATTCTTGTCATCCTGCGTCCCCAAGAAGGCATGCCACTGCCATCATTTTCCCGTAACACTGACTTGTGA
- the LOC140965530 gene encoding protein DEFECTIVE IN EXINE FORMATION 1-like isoform X2 → MMSDKLEIPRLKVKKDWYVGLHPDPVDRSHPDVHDEQLVEDFLTDSISKHNGITMHSGSTIAENVTHSSEEGRHDLPKTSNSVPEEAHHETLQSNVSTTDIQHHDLNASHFENLGKSKDSQPEADIKMPQEPNSTLSNSGSDKVKDEEIGKNTSRRLLEEKDSKGNEGIRAATVENNGGLEADADASFELLRENDELADEYNYDYDDYVDEAMWGDEEWTETQHEKLEDYVHIDAHVLCTPVIADIDNDGVSEMIVAVSYFFDHEYYDNPEHLKELGGIEIGKYVAGGIVVFNLDTKQVKWSVQLDLSTDTGNFRAYIYSSPTVVDLDGDGNLDILVGTSFGLFYVLDHRGKYREKFPLEMAEIQGAVVAADINDDGKIELVTADSHGNVAAWTLQGKEIWETHVKSLVPQGPSIGDVDGDGHTDIVVPTLSGNIYVLSGKDGSIVRPYPYRTHGRVMNQVLLVDLSKRGEKKKGLTIVSTSFDGYLYLIDGPTSCADVVDIGETSYSMVLAENVDGGDDLDLIVTTMNGNVFCFSTPSPYHPLKAWRSPNQGRNNAASRYNREGIHVTPSSRAFRDEEGKNFWVEVEIIDKHRFPSGSQAPYNVTVSLLVPGNYQGERTIKQSQIFNQAGKQRIKLRTVSVRTTGTVLVEMIDKNGLYFSDEFSLTFHMYYFKLLKWLLVLPMLGMFGILVILRPQEGMPLPSFSRNTDL, encoded by the exons ATGATGTCAGATAAATTGGAGATTCCGAGGTTGAAAGTTAAAAAGGATTGGTATGTTGGTTTGCATCCAGATCCAGTTGACCGGTCTCACCCAGATGTTCATGATGAGCAGCTGGTCGAGGATTTTCTCACGGATTCGATATCTA agCACAATGGAATTACCATGCACAGTGGAAGTACAATTGCGGAAAACGTTACCCATTCTTCTGAAGAAGGTCGTCATGACTTACCTAAAACATCAAATTCTGTACCAGAAGAAGCTCATCATGAAACCTTGCAGAGCAATGTTTCTACGACAGATATTCAGCACCATGACCTGAATGCATCTCATTTTGAGAATCTTGGGAAGAGCAAAGATAGTCAACCTGAAGCAGACATAAAGATGCCACAAGAACCAAATAGTACACTTTCTAATTCTGGATCAGATAAAGTCAAGGATGAAGAAATTGGAAAAAACACATCAAGACGGCTTCTTGAAGAGAAAGATTCAAAAGGCAATGAAGGCATTCGTGCTGCAACAGTGGAAAATAATGGAGGCCTTGAAGCTGATGCTGATGCATCATTTGAGTTGTTAAGGGAGAACGATGAGCTGGCTGATGAGTATAActatgattatgatgattatgtagACGAGGCCATGTGGGGAGATGAGGAATGGACTGAAACCCAGCATGAAAAACTGGAAGATTATGTTCACATAGATGCACATGTCTTATGCACTCCG GTCATAGCAGACATTGATAATGATGGGGTGTCTGAGATGATTGTTGCTGTTTCTTACTTCTTTGACCACGA GTATTATGATAATCCAGAGCATTTAAAGGAACTTGGTGGTATTGAGATCGGGAAATATGTTGCCGGTGGTATTGTAGTTTTCAATCTCGACACAAAGCAAGTTAAGTGGAGTGTTCAACTTGATTTGAGTACGGATACTGGAAATTTCCGTGCCTACATATATTCTTCTCCTACAGTTGTTGATTTGGATGGTGATGGGAATTTGGACATTCTGGTCGGGACTTCTTTTGGCTTGTTTTATGTTTTGGACCACAGGG GTAAATACAGAGAGAAGTTTCCTCTTGAAATGGCTGAAATTCAAGGAGCAGTTGTTGCAGCTGACATCAATGATGATGGAAAGATTGAGTTAGTGACCGCTGATTCCCATGGAAATGTTGCAGCTTGGACTTTACAAggaaaagaaatttgggaaacaCATGTAAAGAGCCTTGTTCCACAG GGTCCTAGCATTGGAGATGTGGATGGGGATGGTCACACTGATATCGTTGTTCCAACATTATCTGGAAACATATATGTTCTCAGTGGCAAGGATGGATCAATTGTACGGCCCTATCCTTATCGGACACATGGTAGGGTTATGAATCAAGTTCTTCTAGTTGACTTGAGCAAACGTGGGGAGAAGAAGAAGGGACTCACAATTGTCAGCACATCTTTTGATGGGTATTTATACCTTATTGATGGACCCACGTCATGCGCTGATGTTGTGGATATTGGAGAAACATC ATACAGTATGGTTTTGGCTGAGAATGTAGATGGCGGTGATGATCTTGATCTGATTGTGACCACCATGAATGGCAACGTCTTCTGTTTTTCAACACCTTCTCCTTATCATCCACTCAAGG CTTGGAGATCACCTAACCAAGGAAGAAATAATGCTGCTTCCCGCTACAACCGTGAGGGTATCCATGTCACTCCATCATCACGAGCTTTCCGAGATGAAGAAGGCAAGAATTTTTGGGTTGAAGTGGAGATTATAGACAAACACAGGTTCCCATCTGGCAGTCAAGCACCTTATAATGTTACG GTAAGTTTACTGGTTCCTGGCAATTACCAAGGAGAAAGAACAATCAAGCAAAGCCAAATCTTTAATCAGGCTGGAAAACAGCGAATTAAACTTCGGACTGTGAGTGTAAGAACTACTGGGACAGTATTGGTTGAGATGATCGACAAAAATGGACTCTACTTTTCGGATGAGTTCTCCCTCACCTTCCATATGTACTATTTCAAACTCTTGAAATGGCTTCTTGTTCTTCCTATGCTGGGGATGTTCGGCATTCTTGTCATCCTGCGTCCCCAAGAAGGCATGCCACTGCCATCATTTTCCCGTAACACTGACTTGTGA